The DNA window CTCGGTTGGCCGAAATTTTTTCCCACCGGAAGACAGTGGGTCAACCGGGTAAAGCACGGTGTAGGGTTTCTTCTCAGTAGGCTCTGGATACCATGTTGAAATACGAAAAACTAATATGTATGTGAATAAACCGTGTGTTTTAAAAAACACTACGAGGACTTTATTAGATATAAAAAGATTATAACTAATTCCATGATATAGTCGATGTGagactattctatatacaaatattcttaacaTTATATATTTGCAAATATCAACACTCTTCCTCAAACTTGAGCATATAAGTCAAATGCACCAAGCTTGCCACATATATAATTAGTTCTGGGACTTCGTTTGAATTTTATAAACACATCTGTCAATTGATCATGAGAGTTGACAAAATTTATGACAATGTCGTCTAATTTAATCTTCTCTCTGACAAAGAAACagtctatctcaatatgtttacaAATATGAACAACTTGTATTACAAATTACTTGACAAATGCTGataaattgaaagaaaattaGAGAATgtttgaagaattttttttattaaacatgttGTTCTTAGTGATTGGTGATATTTACAGACTCACTAGCCACCCAaatcaaatataaaacaaattatataaaaaCAGTCTAATATATCCACTCGAATATATCCTTAAAACAATATATTGGTCCGAATATTTGTTTAAACAATTCGTCTAACAAAACTGATATACCTACTCAGGTATATCCTTAAAGCCAACTAAATTAACCATATTTGATATCAAAGTATTTTAAGACAATGACTTCGACATTTGTTTAATAGAGTTTGATATGAGACATTAgtatattaatatttatgattGTCGATGTTTTAGTTAAGGTGCCCATATATATCACTAGTTCTCAATTTTTATATGATATTCTTACATATAGCGAGACTTTAATTATGAATGAAGAAGGTTCCTTAATAAATAGACTTTTTCTTACTTAGAAACATTCAAATTTTTAAACTAAACAAATCGAAACAAATTTTATTCCACAATAATGCCATGTACAAAACATGTATAAGTATATGTGCCAATtcaaacaaatataaaatttattcatccTAGCTTAATAACCAACTAGATTTTACTCCCTAACAAACGGGTAAATTTCATACCGAACATTACAACTTCCACCAACAACTCTGCCACCTTTTTTTCCATCACAACAACTTGGAAGTTCACTAATTACATCATCAAGACACTTCTTGCAATCATCACTAGAAAGGTCTCTAGTGCATTGAACTTGTCCATAAACTCTCTCTAATTCTCCAACCTTCAACTCTCCATTCGCATACAATTTTTTCTCCATAGAAGCCTCAGAAGCAAGTAGGTTCAATAAGTCCTTAGTCACGTTGTTGAATTTGATAGGATCATTAACACTTTGTACATTCAATAAAGAGAACTTGTTTGAATTATCAATTTTGCCAAAAAAATCAATGTCCGAGTACTTGAACATGCAATTATCGTACCATATAATAGCACTCTTATTATAGGGACAAAGATTTAGAATTTCTTTAGTTGCTTCTGAAACACATATTTTGCATTCCGAGGTCGATACATCGCCACGACAAAGAGCAAGCCCGTAGACTTGTTGGTTTTGGTATTGGGTCAGACCGACTGATCCAAAGCCAAAACCGGTTGAAGGTGTCTTGTAGATAAGTGAGTTAACGAGTGTTTTCAAGTTTGATTCATAAGGAGTGTAAGATGTGAAGTTTTCGGTGGTTGAACAAATGTGGGAGAGAGGGCTATTGAGTGCAAAAGATGTTTGGAGAATGAGGGCTAAGGTTACTGAGATGGTAATACTTGTGAAGAAATTTGAGGAAGACATGATTTTTCTTTTGGATGAAGGTGATAAAGAACTTTGTGATGATTTGGTATGAAATTGTGGGTGGTGAGAGTTAGACTATTTATAGGGAAAATATGATGGTTTTGTTTTTGAGGAGATATGAATAAATGATGACAATTTCTATTGACCAATTTTCATTGGTTGGTTAGGGAGCACTGTGTCAACATTGGAATGGGCCTTCCCCCATTTTTTTATAGTATTTGGTTTAGAATAACTTGTCAAGAGTGAcaaatctacttttaatataataaagtacaatACATATGAAATTCTTTCAATATCCCTCTAATCTTTcaatttgagggtgataatcGGGGACACAACGGTAATTGGATctcctttattattttaattaaaaatatatattccttAATCATTGCATACCCTTTCAATTGTCCATTTTATTTTCCATCATTAATACTAACGTGAGGAAAGGTATTGGAATTGTGCAAATCTTCTTGGTTACAGCAAAACCAATTCAACACTTTTTCAATTTTTACACGTTTCTTCATTCCAATACACACATTTTTCATCTCTTtccctctccctctctctctctctcagacAAAACTTAacccttctttctttctttctttctttcttccattTTCACTCCTCTCTCTTTTTCCTTCAAACCCTTGAACCACCGCCTGTTTACGGCCACCACACATCCGCCAACACTGTCACTCCGCTGCGCGGGACCAAACAACAACCACCACTTTCAGATTATACGCGATTATTTCTCTTTTCCTTTCACTCTATTGATTTCAGGGTTTGTGCTTCTAATCCTCATTGTTTTGATTTTCGATTTTAGGTTTTGCCATCAAAAAACATGTCTTATTGCTTATTTCTGACCACTGTGAATCGTATCCCTTGCAAGCTTATTATAAGGTATGTTTCTATCATGGTTTGTAACGACTTGATTTCGTTTTTACATTTTGCATCATTTTTTGTTCATTTTTGTTGTTTCTCTGTGTGATGTAGAGTATTTGAAAGAAGAAAACACTCAGATCCTGCAACAACAAACAAATTACATGAGTTTCAATTTTTCAATCTCTTCTTATTGTTGATTTAAGGGTATCTCATCACATACCTTACTGATTTTTcaatttcttattatttatttttatttttctatttcattatttaATTGTTCTTCCATTTTTGTAGTTGTCTTTGGCTCTACTGTGAAATTTCTCCATCTTTGGCTCCACAAATTTAGTTTGTGAAAATATTATAGATGTATGCTTGAAAATTGATATGAAGAGAAAGCAAATTAAAAGATATCTCATTCATGTTTTTTAACTTCATAGATTGCAATCATGGTGTTTGGAACAAACTTCATAGGTAAAGCAAACTGGAAGCCCTTACTTTCGGTAAAGCCTTTCCATCATTGGTGTTTATTTGTCTTAAATATCTTAACCACTTTTGTATTTGTCTAAAAACTTCATCTAACTTGGCTACACAAGAAGGTCCCTATGTGACATATATTGGCATCCCTTAAAGTAATGACATAATACATGAATGAAcaagaagtgattttggatatGGCTTCACTACaaactttttgatttttttccttACCTTTTCTTTTCCAGGTCAACAAAATGATGCAAACACTCTAACATTTTCTCAATATGATGCAATTGTTGCTGAACCTGAACAAGAACCAAAATCATATGGAAACTCACCACTTCCCTTAGCTGTagatagaacaagaagaaaagatccTTTAGATGGCTTCATTGTATACACTAATGAATGGAATATAAGTGACCACCATTATTGTGTTGTAAGTAACTTCATTCAACCCttactctttttgttcttttttagtttCATGTTTTGTAGTATGAACATAGTTAGGTTTTTTTAAAGTGATTTTGGTTTTCTTCACTCAAACTTGAACTTTTTTATATTTGGTCTTATGTTGAACAAACTTGAACTCTttgaaacttcaattaagttcTTTCTCCATTCATTTGTTCATAAATATTGAAATATCTAAGTCCTTCTAATTTACTTTAGCATAGTTAATCTTAACCTTTTTGGACCCTCACTAACACACCTCAATTTGAATATTTATATATCATACttcaactaatatatatatgtttgtgCCAACCATCTATAAGTTTTGATTTTCAATACTCCTACCTCATTCCGTTGTCAAACTAAAAAATGTTATATTTGCAGTTCTTTTTGGCACTGAGTTGAATTACATGAGCTGAACTTAAGAATATTTGCAGTTCTTTTTGCCACATTTAGTAAAtcctttcaaatcttttcaaagtatttttatatatttaaatgatTATGGAGACCAGaattttaattcaaattcaaaaattttgATTCAGAATGTTTTTTACATGTTACTTTATTGATTGTGTTTTGAGTTTGTTTTATTGGTTTTTGTTGAAGGGGATTTGAAGAAAATGTTGT is part of the Vicia villosa cultivar HV-30 ecotype Madison, WI linkage group LG2, Vvil1.0, whole genome shotgun sequence genome and encodes:
- the LOC131648055 gene encoding cysteine-rich repeat secretory protein 38-like, which gives rise to MSSSNFFTSITISVTLALILQTSFALNSPLSHICSTTENFTSYTPYESNLKTLVNSLIYKTPSTGFGFGSVGLTQYQNQQVYGLALCRGDVSTSECKICVSEATKEILNLCPYNKSAIIWYDNCMFKYSDIDFFGKIDNSNKFSLLNVQSVNDPIKFNNVTKDLLNLLASEASMEKKLYANGELKVGELERVYGQVQCTRDLSSDDCKKCLDDVISELPSCCDGKKGGRVVGGSCNVRYEIYPFVRE